In Cryptomeria japonica chromosome 1, Sugi_1.0, whole genome shotgun sequence, the sequence GATACATCATCTCTTCTTTTCTTTCCTATGGGGGGATTATTGATTGTACCTTTATGACCAATTCGATACTTGGGGGGACATCTTGAGTATTTCATGCTTGTCACATGTACtttcttttttcatttctttttctttcttttggttAGAAGTTTTCCCCCATTGAGTTTttcttcttttctcaaattttgagaGTTGCATTGTTTTGCActggtttgtacatgagtacctaattagGTCTAGTTGTCAAGACTCATTCATGCTTGCGTTTTGCATTCATattagctctttagcttatccATAAGTCAATCTTGCGCGTGGGGGGTGCTAGAGtaattaggacaattatctaagTATTTTATTTATTAGGTCTTTTAATTACCTTTTCACTTAAGCTTGAATaaaagggtaaaaatttattcaagaggatccaaaaacaacaaataaaaagGCTTTAGGCCCATAGGAACCACCTAACAAGGCAAACAAAACTAGTTCCCAATGGAACACACAAAAGGAGCAATTACAAGTTACCATCATCCCTAATTAACTTCCTCACAGTCTCCAAATAATATGGAGGAAGAGCCTCCCAATTATCCACATCACATCCCTTTAACCTCTTAgaagcccacttggccaagcaATTAGCCACTCTATTTCATTCCCTAGGAATATTACAAAAGGAAATGTACTCCAAGGAACTACCTAAATTAAGGATCTGCCTAGCAACCAAGGCTAGCTGCCACAAACCCCCCTCCAATTGACAATCATTCAACATGTCAACCACAATATGAGAATTAGACTCACAAATAATTCTCTTCCACCCTAGAGAACACTATGTAAAATAGCTAGTGCTTCCATTAGATTATTCGAATGTTGTCCTTTATAAATGGAAAAAATAAACACATCATTCCCATCATTGCTCTTGCCAATACCACCTATTCCTGCCTGGCCAAGATTCCCTCTAGACGACCCATCAATATTAACCTTTAGAACTCCCTTAGGAGGAGGAAGCTATCTCccgctttttcacttaagctaaacttaggtgctttttcattttatttcattaGGCAAATAATAACTTTAGTTGCTTcgttcattatgattgtgacacttggcgtTAGCTAATTTAATCTAGCATTATGGTTTTGCATCTAAGGTTTCATTCAtcattttataaggattcattcattaatGGTAATCATATCATTGTGTGCAATAATACATAATTCTCAGGTTGTGATGGAGCATATTAtgtttgcttgatctcttttgtgtgacaggtgttttgcttgcagatgattcttAGCTCTTATGATTGTGTCATCAACTTTTGCATGGTATTTAAGCTCAATCTTTTCTCCGATGGACTTAacatttcacctatgtttaatatTTCAGATTTGATATCATGAAGGAGACATTGAAGATGAATCAACAAAAGGATAATAGAATATTCTAAGACCTATTTCAAAAAAGGAGATAAAAAACATCTTGGATAGCCATTTGTGTAGAAGCACGAGAAACGAGCAATATGAAGAGTATCTAGTAAAATGGAGAGGAAGACCTATTGCAGATTCGTCATGGCTATCTAAGGTAGAGGTTGGTTGTCTTAGTTTTCTTATAATACCTGAGATGTGACAATGTCATTTCTCAAATTACTTCGGGTATTTGATGTGGGAGCATATAGGgtgtaagagcaatcttgcatcacccaaaaatattgtttatttttcAATAAGCACTAAAATGAcagggttactatttttagtaagtttgcaTTTGTTCATGTATGAACTTGAAAACTTCCAGTGAGAAAAACTGAAAAATGAAGTGAATTgtgaaagaatcatctcaatatcGTGTGGCATTCAAGatatattaaagtttttattttagAGAATGTCTCCAAtgaattttcaattttaaatttgaagcCCTTAGAAACTTCATATAGTTCTAAAAGTTGGACAAATTGTAGTTTGAACAATTCTGCATTATAGATTTCTTCACGATCTTGCCAATGATATATAATGATTGAAGATCCAACAACCATATCAAAGGTTATGGCTCCCAAAAGTTGTTATACCAAAATCCAAATttccaatttttaataaaatatattctttgAGTAGGAAGATGGATGATTGGAATTCTAGCGCCCAAATGTGAGTCATACTTTCTAGAACATTTTGCGGTGCTTATACTTTCCAAGATAAAGAAGGTAAACAAGGGTTATAGAATATGGTTCAGTAGTGTAGGTTGTGGCTTCGACTTGCAAATTTTCCTTGATAGAATTAGATTGGTTTCTAATAGGAAGGCCCATGTGGCCGTAGCTTGTAATTTTTAAGTATTGTAATTTATTTTCATAAAAGTAATAGAAATTGGTTGTTTTCTTTCTTGTATTTGTCTGGTTAGTTTCTGCTATTGTTCCATGCATGTGTGTTGGGTTGAGTAGCCCTTCATCACCGTGTCTCTTGCTAACTGTtgtattatgatattgctatcaacaTTCCATTGTGTAGTTTTCGAGTCAAAGCCATTGACCCATGTTTCGTGAATATTAGTTCACAAGAACCCATATAACAGTATCATAATTTGATTTGTTGTGGAAAATATTCGCTACTTAATAATTGATGAGTTAAAGGAGCTCTATAAAGGATGGTTCATAAGTCACAACATATGCttaaggttttgcaaatggggtagcAAGCTAAGTGagcttaaccttggaggaaactctaTGGTTAAGCACACTTGAGTTGGAATAGCCAATAGGTGACCTTGTGGGAAGGTCTAATGATTCACGTCAaagagcatcacctagatgcaatgagtgctaagtgtaccattcatttcgtgagagatgggttcttgtgaaccactactcatgaaacatgggtcaatgagtttgacttgaaaactacacaattgaatcctaatagcaatatcataatttgacttgttgtggaaaatatctcctacttatcaattgatgagctaaaggggctctatcaTGAATGGTTCATAAGACACAACACTGGTTGAAAGTTTTGCGAATGGCGTATCAAGCTAAGTGAGTTtaaccttgggggaaactccatggttaagtgcAGTTGAGTTGGATTAGTATTGAGATGTGTGACCTCCTAGGAAGACCCAATGTTTCACcattgtgagcatcacctagatgcaattagtactaagtgtaccattcattctcatgagagatgagtTCTTGTGAACATCgctcatgaatcatgggtcaataAATTTGACTCAAAACTATAGAGCTGAATTTTGATAGCAATAACATAATTCAACTTGTGGTAGAAATATCTTCTACTTATCAACTattgtattattaaattatatattcatattagattaaataatattataatatcacCAAATTTAACTTAAATAGATATAAAAAACACAAAATTTAAAAtcacattaaatattaatttaactttaaataaattaaaatgctGTGCTTTTAACGTCCACTAGATAAAATTAATCACAAACAATCTTGATACAGCGTAGACACAAATTAAAACAAAAGCAAAACAACAGAAAATTTAGAATCACAATACAATGTTGTTAGTTCAACTTCGAAGAACATAAcaacaaatttaaacaaaaaatacAGAACAAACAGTAGACGCAGAGTAAGGTTTAAAAAACTGAAGACGGGCACGGCAAGATCGAGCGATCTTTCTAAAGAGCATTCGATGTTTTCCGTGCTTTGGGGACATAGATCCGAACAACCCACACGAAAATCAGGCCTAAATCTGGTCAAATTCGGCCAAAACAGATATCAAACTTGGCCAAATTTGACCAGATTTAGTGGTGCTTTAGCGCAGATTTGTGTGGGCTTTTAGGAAACGCTGAACCCAGGTAAAATCAACGTAGACACATTTTGGCTCTGGTGTTGCAagattattaatttaattgaaGCAATTGTCTATTTGATCCTTCTGTAATGGCGAATACTCCCCAGAATTCGAATCCTGTACCTTCTCCCAGCACACCCGCGCCTTCTTTAGAAAGGCGTTTTTCAACAACCCCACCTCTTGCATATAGGTCCCCTTTGGCCAACAGATTTAGCCCTCAAACCCCAACAACTCAAAATCTGCCAAATGACAGGTTTCAAAGTAGTCCGTCAACAGACAGATTTCATCATGTGGGTGTGTCCACATCATCATCGCCTGCAGTGGGTTCCCCGTCATCTTCATtaccttcttcttctccatcaGCATCAGTAAAACCAGATGGGAAAATGGCTGGGCCAAGCCCAAGTCCGAGCACTAGCCCATATCAGATCCTAAATGGATCCACAGAGGGTCTGACCAGTGTACCTGGATTCCAACCCCCTGACGTCAGTACAATATCCCCCATTCTTTATAAACAGGGCAGTGGCAGTGGGAGCAAGACAGCAGATACTAGTTCTGGTGTTGTGCAATTCAATGCCCCTCCCGGTCCTCCAATCTTCAGCTCCCCAGCTAGACCTGCTGCTGCACCATTCAGTCCCATGCCACCAATGCCACAGCATCCTGGCACTGGAGCTTCCCAATTCTCCAATATTCCCTTCAGCTTCAGTAAAGGGAAATCGTCTGGGGCGCTGCTTCCCACATCATCGTTGCCTCCTGCAGTCTATTCCAATGGGACGCCGGAGCCGCTGTCTGTGGATTTGGATGCTAATTTTGATAACTCAAGCTTGTCTGCAGCATCGCCCTATGTGCTGTTCTCCTCACACAAGGTATGCCCAAGTAACCTGATCTTAAATTGCAGCtagttttgattttgcattttatttaaatttttttaatggaAATTAGATTTAGCAGTTGGTAAGTTCTTTAAaggtttattgtttattttaaagtaGAGAAATTCACAATCTTTTCCGGGACAGCTGAGTTTAATTTGCTGCTGGTTTTGGGTCCGCATTGCTGTTCTTTTTGCCAATTGTCTGTTAAACTTCTTTCGAAAAATAGATTTTCCAATCGACAAATTACTtggaatattttttttaaaaagtaaatacACTTATTATATTCTTCAGAATGTACAAGTATAAACAATGGATCCTATGTTCTTCCTCCAATATATTATATTATCCTTTGATACATTTTTTTCCCACTTTTGGGAAATAGGAGGATCTACGAATTATTTTTTACTTGCATTTTATTTCATtcctcaaatttttctttgtttggcAAAGGTCTGCCAGTTGTTCCCTTGTGGTTGGGTCTCAAATGTTTTGTTTAATGGATTTTTTGGGTATTTAGAATGTTTTGCCTCATACCGAGCTCATTTATAATTTGCTCAATTTGCTTTCATGTAACCAGAGTGAGAAACTTATACATTTttgagtttggttttttgtttcctGGTTTCCACGTTGCCAAAAGTGTGGATTTTAATCTAGTAGATAGAAGCTTGTAGCACCCTGTAATTGACAAATTGTTTGTTCAGATTTGGTCCATTAGGATGAAAGCAATGCTATTAACGAATGGACAGCAGAAGTTATGagaaaagatgaattaataaagccCCTCTTATGTCCAGATATCGTACTGCATTTCAGATATTTTTTAACCTTTTTTTGTTTCGATAATGTTAGATCACATGTCTCAAGGTCATGATAAATACATTATTTTTGTTGAAGTTTGTCTAAGACTAAAACCTAGTTTACCTTATCTCTGAAGGAATGTTTACAATAGAAGATTACGTTGATTGAAAAATCTATGCGAGAACTTCAAATGTTATTCTATCAAAGGAACCATCCACTTACAGGACTTCAAACGGCATACAATTGAAGGAGGCATAAAATTTCCAGAATGAATTGTTTTTATCTCAAATTGTTCTTTACAAGAACAGGCATTCCTCCTTAACTATGGTGAATAGGGTTTTAATTTCAAACCATACTATGATAACAAAACCTATTCTATCTTGAGTAGAGTGAAATTTAATAAACAGATGAATTCTAAGTTTTAATTCTTTGTTGATTTTAGTCTAATATCAGGACATCTGATTATATTTTGGTTGCAAAGTTGTCTATTTTTCTGTGTTGTGTTTAGTGTCATGGTGATATGCATGAATCACGATTTTGATCTGTTAGTCAGAAGTTTTCACATCTGGAATACAACTCAATAGCTAGAAGTATGTAGTATGGGAATCGTATGAACATTCAATTCATTAAATGGTAGCAATGTGAGCAATGAGTGGGCCATGTAAAGTAATGGAGATGGCTTAGTGGGATGGTTCATCTCATAATGGGATTGAAACCAGTGTCATTGAGCCAATGAGCTGTCAATACCCGCCTTTTTTACATGGTTTCACATTTCAATAAAACCTCCTTTTCCTTACTTCTGTGCTATATAATGTCGGATATTTTACGAATTATGTTTTGCTTCTGCCATTTCAGTCCAGCTTTGCTTCAGGTCTTGACAATCCTTTTTTAATACTTGTATTTTATGTAATGCCCTCATGTCGTGTATCTGAGTATAACCTTATTGTTGACTTGAAGTTGATATTTTCTGTGTCTTGTGCACATTATGTAGGTGCTTAACCAAAAAAAGCTGAGCAACACTTCAAGCATTGGATTTGGTGCAATAGTTTCTCCTGGAAGGGACACAGTGCCGGGTCCTCAAACTGTGCAACACAGTCCATACCGTTGCCAGAACTGCGGAGCATATGTTAACCTCTACTGTAGCATCATGCCAAGCACTGGGGAGTGGAAATGTATTATTTGCAATAAGCTAAATAGCAGTGAAGGTGAATACCGAGCAGCAAGTAGTCATGATCTTCGAAATTGGCCTGAGCTTTCATCAACTGTTGTGGATTATGTTGAAACAGGCACCCGACGACCTGGGTTTGTCCCTGTCTCTGACTCAAGAATGTCGGCTCCAGTTATACTTGTCATTGATGAGTGCCTGGATGAACCTCATCTCCAGcatttgcagagttctcttcatgccTTTGTTGATTCTCTTCCTCCAACTACAAGGATTGGAATTGTTACATATGGGCGTACTGTCTCAGTATATGATTTTTGCGAAAGTGGAATAGCATCTGCAGATATGCTTCCAGGGGGTCAATCTCCATCACAGGAATCCTTGAAAAATATGATTTTTGGTACTGGTCTTTATCTGGCTCCTCTTCATGCATCACTTAATGTTGCACATAATGTGTTCTCGTCATTGAGACCGTTCAGGGGTGATCAACCAGAAGTAGCAAGAGATAGATGCCTTGGCACTGCAGTTGAGGTTGCTCTTGCCCTTATTCAAGGCCCATCAGCAGAGATGTCTCGAGGCACAGTTAAACGCTCTGGAGGCAATAGTCGAATAATGATATGTGCAGGGGGACCTAATACCTTTGGGCCTGGATCTGTTCCTTATTCATTAAGCCATCCAAACTATGCATATCTGGAAAAGAAGGCAATGAAATGGATGGATCATTTAGGTCGTGAAGCCCGTCGTCATGACACTGTTGTAGATATCCTTTGTGCTGGAACATGTCCAGTTAGAATTCCCATTTTGCAACCTCTAGCAAAAGCTTCAGGTGGTGTGCTAGTTCTTCATGATGACTTTGGAGAGGCATTTGGAGTCAACTTGCAAAGGGCAGCAATAAGAGCAGCAGGGTCTCAGGGCATTTTTGAAATTCGTTGTTCAGATGGCATTTTTGTGAATCGAATCATAGGACCAGGTGAAGATTCTCATTCAGATGGTCATGAGACCTTCAAAAATGATAGTTCAGCTTCTGTTCAGATGCTAAGTGTAGAAGACACTCAGAGCTTTGCTGTGACCATGGAACTCAAGAGGGATATAAAAGAAAAGCATGTTTTCTTCCAGTTTGCAGCTTGTTACATGGATTTTTATCAAGCAAATATTTCCAGGATTATCACAATCCGATTGCCAACTACAGCTGACCTAGCAGCCTACTTAAACAGCATTGAAGTTGACGTGCTTGCTGTTCTCATAGGCAAAAGGGCAGTTTTGCAAGCAAAGGATTCTTCTGATGCTGTGGATATACGCCTTGCAATTGATGAAAGGGTTAAGGATATTACTGCAAAGTTTGGAACACAACTGCCTAAAGTTAAGTTGCGACGCTTTCCAAAGGAGCTCTCTCTACTTCCTGAATACCTGTTTCATTTGAGGCGTGGTCCTCTTTTGGGAAGTATTATTGGTCATGAAGATGAAAGATCAGTTCTCAGAAACCTCTTTTTACAAGCTTCTTTTGATTTATCGCTCCGCATGTTGGCTCCACGTGTGTTAATGCACCGAGAAGGAGGCACATTTGAGGAGTTGCCTGCATATGATCTTGCCATGCAGTCTGATGCAGCTGTTGTGCTTGATCATGGAACTGATGTTTTTATATGGATGGTATGTGTGGATAATGAATGTTTTACTTGTATGTCCGAGTTGTTTTCTTGCAAGTGTAATGCATATACGTAGGTTTTAGGATGTAAAGATATATGAGTTTGTGCTCTTTCTATTCATTTCTGTTGGATTCTTTTAAGTAGTTTTGATTATTGATATAAATTTactgaatatttatttattgaattgcAACAAAATTCTCTGTTGTGAAATGTGCTGATGGGTCTAGAAATGTCATATATTATAATTCTTATCTATTTTCTTTCCCAAAACAGGGTGCAGATCTTTCCACCCAGGAAGGAAAGAGTGCGGCAGCATTAGCAGCATGTAGAACTCTTGCTGAGGAACTAACAGAGCAACGGTTTCCTGCTCCTCGCATCCTTTCATTTAAAGTTAGTGTCTTATTTCTTGACCTGTTTTGGTAATTATATATCTGTAAATATGTTGGTGTCAAAAAATTTTACATAGAAAAGATTCAACATTTAAACATTCTTATGTGACCCCAAATTTAGAAGCATTACTTTATTCCAATACTGGCAATGTATTCTTTGTGATATGCTCATTGGCAAGAATCCATTTGCTCTAGACTAGGGAATAATTCTGGCCAGATTTCATATGCCCTAGACCATGTTCATGCTGAAACATAGTTTACAAAATTCAAACTGTTTTATAAACATAGAATGTTAATATCTATCTAACATTATTCAATACTTTTGTGCTTTTTGGGCCCACACAAAACTTCACAAATATATTCACAATAGCATGATACATATGAAATATCCATGGTTCAAGGGTCCATGCCCATTTTTATGAGCTCTTTGTGGATAAAGTTAGTCTCTTATCTCTTGACCTTTTTTGGTAATTATGATTCTGTAAATACGTAGGAGTCAAAATCTTTTACATAGAAAAGATTCAACATTTAAACATTCTTATGTGACCCCAAATTTAGAAGCATTACTTTATTCCAATATTGGCAATGTATTCTTTGTGATATGCTCATTGGCAAGAATCCATTTGCACTAGACTTGGGGATTTAAATTCTGGCCAGATTTCATATGCCCTAGACCATGTTTATGCTGAAACACAGTTTAGAATCAAACTTTTTTATAAACAGAGTGTTAATAAATATTTAACATTATTCAATACTTTTGTGCTTTTTGGGTTCACACAAAACTTCACAAATATATTCACAATAACATAATTGATAATACATATGAAATTTCCGTGGTTCAAGGGCGCATGACCATTTTTATGAGTATTTGTGGATAATATTTTTAGAAACCTTCTACTTTTGACACAGAAGATTTGAATAATAAACTTGTGGAACTTTGATTTACAAAGTTTGTACTAACATTGCTAGGCATTGAAAgctatttttagaaaaaatcaaaTTGCAAAGAAAAGGGATTCATAACATCTACACACCCATAATTATTCTCATGATGCATCACCACCTCTTTTAAAGGTATATTTGTGTATTTGGTCTTCAAGATTAGGGGCATCTCTACCTCAGAATGATGTGGTGGCAACGTTGTTCTATTTTTCAAGGCTCTAgttagaaatgaaatgaaattatatGAATAACCAGAATTGATCAAAATGGTAATAAACTTGGCCATAcatactgttatcacaaaagcttgtacccttgctgagctatcaactcagcaaccttgtgaaacatggaaacaaccccaaagtgtgagatcttgcgcaagggggttgaatctccaaagaaggccggcttccttctcaatccaggtgcaagtgttgaactaactcaacacttcaaaaataACTCTTAAGCCTATTCTAACAATTTGCAGAgggaaagggaagagagaaatgcttaaaataaagggaggtgatgcaccaagaagagattgttcctctccccacccgaaatggtacaaggaatcaactgaaatacccaagagatgcacaaacttcaattgcatgagtgacccaaacacatgtatggaggttagagtttgctaagtgtcaagaggggagaaggattccacAAGCCACACACAacaaaaaacaagttaacacaacatatatggagagaagagccacaaaacatacacctatgatgaaggtaaggaaacatacacaacatgcataagttgaaggaaggcaagaatgtaattccaattcattcaaaggccaaaggccaaaggccaaacttacagttgcataaatgcaagataaatacaagagaagtgggagagcatagaatagctcaagccagtaaggagagaaccctttacaatgaggcttaacagtcttatatagaaaaatgggttacaatggtgatcatgacccccgaatgtcagtctggaagtgcagggaagtgcatgcacttgacttgtacatgcaagcaacctagccatacctcaaAAGGCAATTCTAaggaaggtggattgactaaccttccaaagtcagtcatgacataagtcaccaagcatggccccgtaccttccttggtggaaatcctgccaaaaacacttaatgcacccttgtggctccacaaaagaaattATACAAGTTGCCAAGCTgtcggagcattaaaagccttgagtgtcgatcacaccATCTGAAAGTGTCGCCAGTAGGAAGGAAGCCTGGAGACTTCGGAAGCTTGGACTCtcaaagtgaggaagacaagggaagaacttcggaacttcggggttccggagtcccgggatagagagaagaagagaaggaaaaagccttcggaacctcggggtttcggagttccagggGAGGCAAGGCAAAGGAACTtgagaacctcggggttctggagttccgaagAAGAAAGGGAAAGGCTAAAGAGgaggggaacttcggaacctcagggttccggagtttcggggaagggagaagcttaagagaagaggcaaaggaaaggaaggctaggaactttggaacctcggggttccggagttcctaAAAGGAAAGGAGAAAAGGgacaaggaacttcagaacctcggggttccggagttccggggaagaagaaaaggccaagggagggaCTTCCTCcaaacaaggcaacacttcacacttcatgattcttctctccttgatcaactggggccgtgctggtccatggaacatatctctgatcggttctcgcTGATggcacacttcatgattcttctctccttgatcaactggggccgtgctggtccatggaacatatctctgatcggttctcgcTGATGGACCAAgtgtgtcataaaatgacaacacatACAATTACAGAAGAAATTCTTCTAGGATAAGAAGAATCCTTGGCTCTGACAAGTAATTAAATGTTAGGGTACTACTAGAAAATAAACATGTAAATATAACTGGATAGTAAGCCCAGTTATCCAACTGTTTAAACACTCAATTATATGATCCAAATACAAGTACAAATTTCCATGTCCGAGTGCAAGTACAAACGGGTGTGTGAGGGAAAGACCATTAAAAAAAGCACAAAGCTGAACAGTAAAGTTATAAGCCATATCGATAGGAAAGCTCAGTTCAGAAGAACTGACATGATCATTGCCCACAAAAGAACATGTTAATAGCCATAGTTGAATGGTTAGGGCTAAGGTGGCAAGATTGAACAATCCTTGGAGCATTTATGGTATTCCCCTAGAATCTCTCCTAACACTCAAGGCCAACAGATAATCTCTCCTAACATTCAAGGTCAACAGATTTTGAGAGCTAGAGACAAAATTGTTAATTCATGGATGTCCCTGAAACCTAATATGCGAGTAAAGAAAACTAGAAGGTCCTTTATGTTGAGATAAAACTGATCAATAACAGCTGGCAAAGATGGCTGTCACACCAACCTCTTTTCTTTATGTGAATCAGAACCATCTAATGGTTCCTTAATGCTTCTATTGTCTAACGTAGGTTGCGATTAGGAATTTAGGTGAATTAGCATGGTGGCCCATGGTTTTCCAGTAAATTCCTCCCAATCAAAGTAGAAATCTCTGTCAGAAAAAGGGTCTGGCACATATGATCAGGATTAATAGGAATATAGATAGAGAATGACCTTTAATTCAGTATTTAAAGCGGTGATACCTTGTCCAAATGCCATTACTTCTCAGAGAGAACATAGATGGCAACTCCTATCACCATGTGGATATGGTAGTTTGTATCAACTCATAACTTATGGGAGCACACTCCTATCTGGCCAAGAACCAAATGATGACATCATCTACAATCTAGAAAAAGACAAACAAGACAAAGCTATGAATATCATCATTAAAGGATTGAAGGACTGCAGAGAGAAGGAGAGGACCGATATTTTAGCAAGACTTTCTCAAGGATCAATTTAAGTGGACAGGTTGTATCCAACAAGCAAACAGGATTGGAAAGAAACCAGGAGGAGGAAGGGAGAGGCATGTAAGAGCTGTCTTGAAAAGCATGAAAGACAAGAATGCGATCCTAAAGAATAGAGGGTTGCTTAGatgtaatgcccctttttgtaaatggcctagtttttgccctaaaatcacaattccaagtAACTAGGGTTAGGGACATAAACTTAATCTTAAGATACCTCTAACTTATTGCGGAAATTCAACCATAGGAATTAAAACGGTGGAAGAAGACTTGGATGAAGCAGAACAACAAATGGATCAGCAAGTGGGACATTGATTTGTGAGATTGTGCCGACAGTAATGATGAGATAAAAAATTTAGAACTGCCATGTGGACATGGCATGTTGGTCAGAAAAAAAACACATTATATCGAAGAGTTCAACCCCTTGGGAGAGCATGATGAAAAAGACTACCTAAGTGTAGCTGTTAAGGGAAAGGCTAGACTTCTAGTTGCACAAATCAGAACTGGGTCCCACCATCTTAGATGTGAGACAGGTAGATGGGTAGTGCCTAAGGAGGAGTGggatgaaagaacttatctttttTGCAATAAAGGGGTGGTGGTAACTGAATGGCACTTCGTCTTTGAGTATGCTGCATATGAGGATATCTGTACAATATGAGGACAATTTGAAGGGGAGCAATCTAGACGAGTTATTTGATGAGGCAAGACTTTACAAAACACCGGGCTTCTTGATTAAGATCGACAATAGAAGAGTTGACAATGAAAAGAACTTGAAAATTGTTAATAAAGATGCTTTTGGTCCCATAGGTTGATGATCTCGTGGACGTCATTAaaactcattc encodes:
- the LOC131044853 gene encoding protein transport protein SEC23 A, which translates into the protein MANTPQNSNPVPSPSTPAPSLERRFSTTPPLAYRSPLANRFSPQTPTTQNLPNDRFQSSPSTDRFHHVGVSTSSSPAVGSPSSSLPSSSPSASVKPDGKMAGPSPSPSTSPYQILNGSTEGLTSVPGFQPPDVSTISPILYKQGSGSGSKTADTSSGVVQFNAPPGPPIFSSPARPAAAPFSPMPPMPQHPGTGASQFSNIPFSFSKGKSSGALLPTSSLPPAVYSNGTPEPLSVDLDANFDNSSLSAASPYVLFSSHKVLNQKKLSNTSSIGFGAIVSPGRDTVPGPQTVQHSPYRCQNCGAYVNLYCSIMPSTGEWKCIICNKLNSSEGEYRAASSHDLRNWPELSSTVVDYVETGTRRPGFVPVSDSRMSAPVILVIDECLDEPHLQHLQSSLHAFVDSLPPTTRIGIVTYGRTVSVYDFCESGIASADMLPGGQSPSQESLKNMIFGTGLYLAPLHASLNVAHNVFSSLRPFRGDQPEVARDRCLGTAVEVALALIQGPSAEMSRGTVKRSGGNSRIMICAGGPNTFGPGSVPYSLSHPNYAYLEKKAMKWMDHLGREARRHDTVVDILCAGTCPVRIPILQPLAKASGGVLVLHDDFGEAFGVNLQRAAIRAAGSQGIFEIRCSDGIFVNRIIGPGEDSHSDGHETFKNDSSASVQMLSVEDTQSFAVTMELKRDIKEKHVFFQFAACYMDFYQANISRIITIRLPTTADLAAYLNSIEVDVLAVLIGKRAVLQAKDSSDAVDIRLAIDERVKDITAKFGTQLPKVKLRRFPKELSLLPEYLFHLRRGPLLGSIIGHEDERSVLRNLFLQASFDLSLRMLAPRVLMHREGGTFEELPAYDLAMQSDAAVVLDHGTDVFIWMGADLSTQEGKSAAALAACRTLAEELTEQRFPAPRILSFKEGSSPARYFVSRLIPAHKDPRYEQEARFPQLHTLTLEQRTKLKSSFFHVDDLSFCEWMRSMKLVPPEPS